AATAACAACTTTTGTTGCTATAAAATTATACTAGCAAATAAAAATTATTTTTGCAATATTACAACTTTTGCTTCTCCCATAACTCAAAAAATCGGCCTTTTTTGCTATACAACTCATCAAAATTACCGCTCTCAACCAATTCTCCCCGCTCAATTACCAAAATCTTATCCATCTCCTTAATAGTCGTCAAGCGATGGGCTATTACCACGGCGGTTACCTTTTGAAAAAACTTATGTAAAGAATCCTTAATTTTTTCTTCTGACTCCAAATCCAAATGTGAAGTTGCTTCATCCATAAAAAGCACCTGTGGTTTTTTATAAATCGCCCGCGCAATCCCAAGGCGTTGTTTTTCACCACCAGATAACTTAATTCCTTTTTCTCCAATGGTGGTATCAATTCCCTTTGGCAATTTACCGATAAAATCAGTCACGTGTGCAATATCTAAAGCTTGTTGTAATTCGTCTTCACCAAATTCGTCATCAGCCGCGATTGTAATATTTTCACGTAAGGTAAAATTAAAAACTTCAGTGTCTTGCAAAACCACACCCATCTTTTTTAGATAAGAGTTTTTCTTAATGTTTTTCAAGGGGGTGTTATCAAATAAAATTTCCCCGCCATAATTTTCATTTTCCTTAAGTAATAATTTAAACAAAGTTGTTTTACCCGCTCCGGACAAGCCAATGATGCCCACTCGCTCACCTTTATTAATTTCAAAAGAAACATTTTTTAAAACCTGATTCTTGCCATAAGCAAACGATAAATTTTTCGCAATAATCTTGTTCCATTTTGCTGGAAAATCAACCTTATCCATCTCGTCGTCGATTCGCACTGGCTCGCTTAACAATTCCTGCATGCGCGCAATGGCCATTTTGTTAATTATTAAGTCTTGGGTTGTGTCAGCCAGTTCACTTACTGATTGCCAGACACGCATAAAATAAACATTAAATAACACTAGATAACCAACTTCTAACCGCCCCTGAATAATTCCGTAACCAATAAATATAAAAGCGCCGATTCGAAAAAACATGCCAATAAAATTTAAAATAAAACCTCTTACTTGAAAAAGGAGAATGCGCCTTTTTATGGTTTTAAAAAAATCAATATTTTTTGCAAAAATCAGATTATATATTTTTTCTCCAATTCCCACCACTTTAATACTGCGAATATTATTCATGGCTTGAAAAATCAAACCACTAATATCTTCTTCCTGTTCATTAATTTCGTGGACTATTTTTTTTGCCTTTTTTAACAAGGACGAAGAAAAAACGAAATGAACCACCACAAACGAAATCATAATTAAACCGACGCTTTTATCTCCGCGCGACAATATAATAATTATACCGATAAAATTTACAGTTATCTCAATATAGTTATTAACCCACATTCGAATAATACGATCAACACCATTACTGCCCCGTTGAATTTTTTTCAACTTACTGCCGGCGTTCTCTTTCTCATGCCAATCCATATCCAAATTAAATAAATGTTTTGTCGCTCCAAGATTAATATCAATGGCCGCCTTTTCAGAAATTTGAAACATTAGATTTTTAGCCCACGGTGTTAGCACACTTCGTAAAAAGCTCGCCCCTGCCCACAAACCAACAACATACCAAAAATAATCCAGGGAATCACCAATGTGATACTTACTAAATAAAGTCACAATTGTCGCAATTGCAATTGCGGGATACAGATTTACAACATCACCCAATAAACGCAACAAAGTAGCCACCCAAAACTTTTTCCGATATGGCCTAATATAGTTATACAAATCTCGAACCAATGTCCAAGTTGAATATTTGATTGTTTTATTTTCTTTTGATGTCATTTATATAATAT
This window of the Patescibacteria group bacterium genome carries:
- a CDS encoding ABC transporter ATP-binding protein/permease; amino-acid sequence: MTSKENKTIKYSTWTLVRDLYNYIRPYRKKFWVATLLRLLGDVVNLYPAIAIATIVTLFSKYHIGDSLDYFWYVVGLWAGASFLRSVLTPWAKNLMFQISEKAAIDINLGATKHLFNLDMDWHEKENAGSKLKKIQRGSNGVDRIIRMWVNNYIEITVNFIGIIIILSRGDKSVGLIMISFVVVHFVFSSSLLKKAKKIVHEINEQEEDISGLIFQAMNNIRSIKVVGIGEKIYNLIFAKNIDFFKTIKRRILLFQVRGFILNFIGMFFRIGAFIFIGYGIIQGRLEVGYLVLFNVYFMRVWQSVSELADTTQDLIINKMAIARMQELLSEPVRIDDEMDKVDFPAKWNKIIAKNLSFAYGKNQVLKNVSFEINKGERVGIIGLSGAGKTTLFKLLLKENENYGGEILFDNTPLKNIKKNSYLKKMGVVLQDTEVFNFTLRENITIAADDEFGEDELQQALDIAHVTDFIGKLPKGIDTTIGEKGIKLSGGEKQRLGIARAIYKKPQVLFMDEATSHLDLESEEKIKDSLHKFFQKVTAVVIAHRLTTIKEMDKILVIERGELVESGNFDELYSKKGRFFELWEKQKL